The genomic DNA GCGCCACAGCCTGCTAATACTAAACTAAATAATGCAATTGCCGCAAAACCTTTAACAAATTTATTCACTTTCATTGATAGTCACCTTTTCTTTCATGATTTTCACAAACATTAAAAGTTTGTGATACATTACACATTATAATGGTTTTAAAAACGTTGTCAAGACCATCCCCTAAAAATATTTACATTTCGGTCTTTTTTTCATCAAAAACTCATCGTTGGAGTAAATTTGTTGACAATTAAAATTTATATTAGACAAATTCGTGAAATACTTATATAATGTTAGTCGATTGTGTACTTATTAATCATTATCACTATTTTACTACTTACAATATTAAGGAGCGGATTGTCAATGACAAAGCAAAATATTGTCGTTGTAGGTGCTGGGTATGCTGGCGTTTCAGCTACTAAATTTCTAGCAAAGAAATTTAAAAAAGATACGGACGTAACAATCACATTGATTGATCGCCATTCTTACCACACTATGATGACCGAATTGCATGAAGTAGCAGGCGGACGTGTTGAACCAGAAGCAATTCAATACGACTTACAACGTTTGTTCTCACGCAAGAAAAACGTAAAATTGGTAACAGATACTGTTACTGGGATCGACAAAGAAAACAAAGTTGTGAAAACTTTAGCAGGTTCTTATCCATTTGACCAGTTAATTCTGGGTATGGGTGGCGAACCAAACGACTTTGGAACACCAGGCGTGAAAGAAAATGGTTTCACCTTATGGTCATTTGATGATGCAGTGAAAATTCGTCATCACATTGAAGCAACCGTTGCTAAAGCAGCCATCGAACCAGATGCTGAAGTACGCAAAGCAATGTTAACATTCGTTGTCTGTGGTTCTGGTTTTACTGGGATCGAAATGGTCGGCGAATTAATCGACTGGAAAGATCGTTTAGCGAAAGATGCCAAAATTGATCCAGACGAAATTACATTAATGGTTGTTGAAGCAATGCCAACCATCTTAAACATGTTATCTCGTAACGATGCTGCCAAAGCAGAACGTTATCTAGAAAAGAAAAATGTTCAATTATTATTGAACTCACCAATCGTTGAAGTTGCAGCAGATCACATTAAATTAAAAGATGGTTCTGAAGTACCAACGCATACGTTAATCTGGACAGCTGGTGTGAAAGCAACTTCTGATGCCGCTGACTTTGGTTTAGAAGCAGCCCGTGGTAGTCGTTTAGTTGCGAATGAATACATGCAAGCAAAAGGTTACGAAGACAAAAACATTTATATCATTGGTGACTTGGTTTATTACGAAGAAACACCAAATACACCAACTCCTCAAATCGTTCAAGCAGCTGAACAAACAGGTCATACTGCGGCTGCCAACATCGTTGCAGATATTAAAGGCGGCGAAAAACACGCCTTTAAAGGAAACTACCAAGGATTCATGGTTTCCATCGGCGCGAAATGGGGCGTTGCCAACTTATTCGATAAAATTCATTTG from Enterococcus faecalis includes the following:
- a CDS encoding NAD(P)/FAD-dependent oxidoreductase, translated to MTKQNIVVVGAGYAGVSATKFLAKKFKKDTDVTITLIDRHSYHTMMTELHEVAGGRVEPEAIQYDLQRLFSRKKNVKLVTDTVTGIDKENKVVKTLAGSYPFDQLILGMGGEPNDFGTPGVKENGFTLWSFDDAVKIRHHIEATVAKAAIEPDAEVRKAMLTFVVCGSGFTGIEMVGELIDWKDRLAKDAKIDPDEITLMVVEAMPTILNMLSRNDAAKAERYLEKKNVQLLLNSPIVEVAADHIKLKDGSEVPTHTLIWTAGVKATSDAADFGLEAARGSRLVANEYMQAKGYEDKNIYIIGDLVYYEETPNTPTPQIVQAAEQTGHTAAANIVADIKGGEKHAFKGNYQGFMVSIGAKWGVANLFDKIHLSGFLAIIMKHIVNLKYFFDIRSGYYMFQYIMHEIFHIKDDRSVARGHTSRYGNVLWSVPLRVFYGMVWLVESMKKIVGNGDYLKPSTWFGDGSWFTDKVVFPFPWLQEQVTTGASQATETATTAASGAADAAASGGADAATQAAHFGLSYAYGETPMQVFDHMPKWFESVMKFMMPNQEVALFMQKFMTIVEVCIALALIAGLFTWLSSAATIGLTIAFCLSGMFYWVNIWFIFVAFALMNGSGRAVGLDRWVIPWIQRKLGKAWYGTPKARYGGK